In the Ipomoea triloba cultivar NCNSP0323 chromosome 6, ASM357664v1 genome, one interval contains:
- the LOC116023639 gene encoding probable LRR receptor-like serine/threonine-protein kinase At1g05700, with protein sequence MELLRSLLISLLLLCFTSSIVVLSQDPQAGFISLDCGTPRGENYTDSKTGLNYISDATFIGDNDNAVGKIVSPYYKDLVIDRQLIALTTFPQGIRNCYTLRPAQGKLNKYLIRARFFYGNYDGNADKQLPQFDVHLGVEYWDTVKFDPKYDIISVDKEIVHIPYSDLVHVCLVNTGLGTPFISALELRPLNNSMYPTVSGGSLMMNIRFDIGSMATQVLRYKDDVFDRMWVPFTMATATPVNTTSTVTVRNTNFFKVPPGVMNTGLVPSDPTKPLTFWWPTNSSSDKLYIYMSFAEIQELKPNQTREFNIYLNGEFYFGPIAPPYLRATTLFGKTPDSNRTEYHFSLNKTQNSTLPPIINALEVYYLKEFNVPLTDDNDAAAMINIKSVYGVGKNWQGDPCSPASYAWIGIKCNYPGFSPPRITSMNLSSSGLTGSISPYISDLKMIQVIDLSNNNLTGPIPDFLSQLPSLSVLNLSGNNFSGPVPAKLLQKSKQGNLTLSIESVGSSTNSCQNGSCDDKKKKNVVVPVVASVAAVLLLVLAIVGILLIIKWRKQREAKVDGLHTKNRRYSFAEIREITNNFERVLGKGGFGTVYYGSIDGTPVAVKMLSSTSGQGFKEFQAEANVLMNVHHKNLTSLVGYCIEGTNIGIIYEFMANGNLHQHLSAGNHNVLSFRDRLQIAVDSAQGLEYLHHGCKPPIVHRDVKCTNILLNEKYQAKIADFGLSRAFPTENGTHISTNIAGTLGYLDPDYNITEKSDVFSFGVVILEIITSQPAIIGKAPDQEHITHWVTTTLENGDIKDVVDPRLLGEFDVNSAWKAVELAMACVSQDADQRPTMNVVVNELKECLATEMARQGTSSQSSINNSSIATFDLESGPVAR encoded by the exons ATGGAACTGTTAAGGAGCCTTCTCATTTCACTATTGCTTCTTTGCTTTACTTCATCCATAGTTGTTCTTTCCCAAGATCCTCAAGCAg GCTTTATAAGTTTAGATTGCGGGACTCCCAGGGGCGAAAACTATACCGACAGCAAAACAGGCTTAAATTACATATCGGATGCGACCTTCATCGGCGACAACGACAACGCCGTCGGCAAAATTGTGTCACCGTATTACAAGGATCTTGTCATCGACAGACAGTTGATAGCTCTCACCACGTTTCCTCAAGGGATTAGGAACTGCTACACGTTGCGGCCGGCTCAAGGGAAGCTCAATAAGTACTTGATACGGGCTAGATTCTTCTATGGAAACTACGACGGCAATGCCGATAAACAGCTCCCGCAGTTCGATGTCCACCTCGGTGTCGAGTATTGGGACACCGTGAAGTTTGATCCCAAGTACGATATTATTTCTGTGGACAAGGAGATCGTGCATATTCCTTACTCCGACCTCGTACATGTGTGCCTTGTCAACACGGGGCTCGGCACGCCCTTCATCTCCGCCCTCGAGCTCCGCCCTCTCAACAATTCTATGTACCCTACTGTTTCCGGCGGATCTTTGATGATGAACATACGGTTTGATATAGGCTCCATGGCTACACAAGTTCTCAG GTACAAGGACGATGTGTTTGACCGTATGTGGGTGCCGTTTACCATGGCTACTGCTACACCAGTAAACACTACATCAACCGTGACCGTCAGAAACACAAACTTCTTCAAGGTGCCGCCGGGGGTAATGAACACGGGACTTGTGCCGTCGGATCCAACGAAGCCGTTGACGTTCTGGTGGCCGACAAACAGTTCCTCGGATAAACTCTACATCTACATGTCCTTTGCCGAAATCCAAGAACTTAAACCCAACCAAACCCGAGAATTCAATATCTACCTTAACGGCGAATTTTACTTTGGTCCCATTGCGCCGCCGTATTTGAGGGCTACAACGTTGTTCGGCAAAACACCAGACAGCAATCGCACTGAGTACCATTTCTCCCTCAATAAGACCCAAAACTCCACGCTTCCTCCCATCATCAACGCTCTTGAGGTTTATTACTTGAAAGAATTCAATGTACCTCTGACCGATGACAACGATG CTGCGGCCATGATTAACATCAAGTCAGTTTATGGGGTGGGCAAGAATTGGCAAGGAGACCCTTGTTCTCCGGCGTCTTATGCGTGGATTGGTATCAAATGTAACTATCCTGGCTTCAGTCCCCCAAGAATCACAtccat gaATTTGTCATCGAGTGGGTTGACCGGATCAATATCTCCTTACATATCAGACCTTAAAATGATACAAGTCAT AGATCTATCCAACAATAATTTGACTGGACCTATACCTGATTTTCTATCTCAACTGCCTTCGCTCAGTGTTCT AAATTTAAGTGGAAACAACTTCTCAGGGCCTGTCCCGGCAAAACTGCTTCAGAAATCGAAACAAGGAAACTTAACATTGAG CATTGAGAGTGTGGGCTCCAGTACGAATAGCTGCCAAAATGGTTCCTGCGAcgacaagaagaagaaaaacgtCGTCGTTCCGGTTGTAGCATCGGTGGCCGCTGTACTGCTACTAGTGCTGGCAATAGTTGGCATCCTTTTGATCATTAAATGGAGAAAACAAAGag AAGCAAAAGTTGATGGTTTACACACCAAGAATCGACGATATAGTTTCGCAGAAATCAGAGAGATTACAAACAACTTTGAGAGAGTACTTGGTAAAGGTGGATTTGGAACGGTTTACTATGGGAGTATAGATGGTACCCCAGTTGCAGTCAAGATGCTGTCATCAACCTCAGGCCAAGGCTTCAAGGAGTTTCAAgctgaa GCCAACGTTCTAATGAATGTTCATCATAAAAACTTGACGTCCCTTGTGGGGTACTGCATTGAGGGCACAAACATTGGGATCATCTATGAATTCATGGCCAATGGAAATTTACACCAGCATCTCTCAg CTGGAAACCATAACGTTCTAAGCTTCCGGGACAGACTCCAAATCGCTGTAGATTCTGCTCAAG GTTTGGAGTATCTTCACCATGGTTGCAAGCCACCCATAGTGCACAGAGATGTCAAGTGCACAAATATCCTGCTCAATGAAAAATACCAAGCGAAAATAGCAGATTTTGGTTTATCACGAGCTTTTCCAACCGAAAATGGCACTCATATCTCAACAAATATTGCCGGCACTCTAGGATACTTAGACCCTGATTATAACATAACTGAAAAGAGTGACGTGTTCAGTTTCGGTGTTGTTATTTTGGAAATAATCACAAGTCAACCTGCAATAATAGGGAAAGCTCCTGACCAAGAACATATTACTCATTGGGTCACAACCACGCTGGAGAATGGGGACATTAAGGACGTAGTTGATCCCAGGTTACTGGGCGAGTTTGACGTTAATTCGGCTTGGAAAGCTGTGGAGCTTGCAATGGCTTGTGTGTCTCAAGATGCCGACCAAAGACCCACCATGAATGTGGTTGTGAATGAGTTGAAGGAATGTTTGGCAACGGAAATGGCCAGACAGGGCACAAGTTCACAAAGTTCGATCAATAATTCGTCTATAGCCACTTTTGACTTAGAATCTGGGCCCGTGGCAAGGTAG